A region of Vigna radiata var. radiata cultivar VC1973A chromosome 6, Vradiata_ver6, whole genome shotgun sequence DNA encodes the following proteins:
- the LOC106765007 gene encoding uncharacterized protein LOC106765007 isoform X4, translated as MSSPSAVGAFALSLKRGSLDLLTLIIIIHVAGKKSRHLYSGNEYNRVITTGPQPQSQSFYFQSSTVSYGGANGXYYTSSRTRRSXSDGVTFEESKEADSSKREASHLISRGIHGKGHSLSKKLHSDGRVDTMQTLHNINEGLQQWPL; from the exons ATGTCTTCTCCTTCAGCAGTAGGGGCTTTTGCTCTATCTCTAAAAAGGGGCAGCTTGGATTTGCTTACTCTGATTATTATAATTCATGTTGCAGGGAAGAAGAGCAGACATTTGTACTCTGGAAATGAGTACAACAGAGTCATTACAACTGGGCCTCAGCCTCAATCTCAAAGCTTCTACTTCCAGAGCTCAACAGTTAGCTATGGNGGTGCAAATGGAANGTATTATACCTCCTCAAGGACAAGAAGGAGTGNGAGTGATGGA GTGACCTTTGAAGAGAGCAAGGAGGCTGATAGTTCAAAAAGAGAAGCTTCTCACTTAATTTCTAGAGGCATTCATGGCAAG GGTCATTCCCTCTCCAAGAAACTGCATTCTGATGGTAGGGTGGATACTATGCAGACTTTGCACAATATAAATGAAG GCTTGCAGCAATGGCCCCTTTGA
- the LOC106765007 gene encoding uncharacterized protein LOC106765007 isoform X1 — translation MSSPSAVGAFALSLKRGSLDLLTLIIIIHVAGKKSRHLYSGNEYNRVITTGPQPQSQSFYFQSSTVSYGGANGXYYTSSRTRRSXSDGVTFEESKEADSSKREASHLISRGIHGKGHSLSKKLHSDGRVDTMQTLHNINEEELTGFEEEWKKKGQNYMPGWTGSIGE, via the exons ATGTCTTCTCCTTCAGCAGTAGGGGCTTTTGCTCTATCTCTAAAAAGGGGCAGCTTGGATTTGCTTACTCTGATTATTATAATTCATGTTGCAGGGAAGAAGAGCAGACATTTGTACTCTGGAAATGAGTACAACAGAGTCATTACAACTGGGCCTCAGCCTCAATCTCAAAGCTTCTACTTCCAGAGCTCAACAGTTAGCTATGGNGGTGCAAATGGAANGTATTATACCTCCTCAAGGACAAGAAGGAGTGNGAGTGATGGA GTGACCTTTGAAGAGAGCAAGGAGGCTGATAGTTCAAAAAGAGAAGCTTCTCACTTAATTTCTAGAGGCATTCATGGCAAG GGTCATTCCCTCTCCAAGAAACTGCATTCTGATGGTAGGGTGGATACTATGCAGACTTTGCACAATATAAATGAAG AGGAACTTACTGGCtttgaagaagaatggaaaaagaagGGTCAAAACTATATGCCTGGATGGACTGGGAGTATTGGTGAGTAA
- the LOC106765007 gene encoding uncharacterized protein LOC106765007 isoform X3, with product MRWYPILSPYQQIFSKHKGKKSRHLYSGNEYNRVITTGPQPQSQSFYFQSSTVSYGGANGXYYTSSRTRRSXSDGVTFEESKEADSSKREASHLISRGIHGKGHSLSKKLHSDGRVDTMQTLHNINEEELTGFEEEWKKKGQNYMPGWTGSIGE from the exons ATGAGATGGTATCCGATACTTTCTCCTTACCAGCAGATTTTCTCAAAGCACAAAG GGAAGAAGAGCAGACATTTGTACTCTGGAAATGAGTACAACAGAGTCATTACAACTGGGCCTCAGCCTCAATCTCAAAGCTTCTACTTCCAGAGCTCAACAGTTAGCTATGGNGGTGCAAATGGAANGTATTATACCTCCTCAAGGACAAGAAGGAGTGNGAGTGATGGA GTGACCTTTGAAGAGAGCAAGGAGGCTGATAGTTCAAAAAGAGAAGCTTCTCACTTAATTTCTAGAGGCATTCATGGCAAG GGTCATTCCCTCTCCAAGAAACTGCATTCTGATGGTAGGGTGGATACTATGCAGACTTTGCACAATATAAATGAAG AGGAACTTACTGGCtttgaagaagaatggaaaaagaagGGTCAAAACTATATGCCTGGATGGACTGGGAGTATTGGTGAGTAA
- the LOC106765007 gene encoding uncharacterized protein LOC106765007 isoform X2, with the protein MSSPSAVGAFALSLKRGSLDLLTLIIIIHVAGKKSRHLYSGNEYNRVITTGPQPQSQSFYFQSSTVSYGGANGXYYTSSRTRRSVTFEESKEADSSKREASHLISRGIHGKGHSLSKKLHSDGRVDTMQTLHNINEEELTGFEEEWKKKGQNYMPGWTGSIGE; encoded by the exons ATGTCTTCTCCTTCAGCAGTAGGGGCTTTTGCTCTATCTCTAAAAAGGGGCAGCTTGGATTTGCTTACTCTGATTATTATAATTCATGTTGCAGGGAAGAAGAGCAGACATTTGTACTCTGGAAATGAGTACAACAGAGTCATTACAACTGGGCCTCAGCCTCAATCTCAAAGCTTCTACTTCCAGAGCTCAACAGTTAGCTATGGNGGTGCAAATGGAANGTATTATACCTCCTCAAGGACAAGAAGGAGT GTGACCTTTGAAGAGAGCAAGGAGGCTGATAGTTCAAAAAGAGAAGCTTCTCACTTAATTTCTAGAGGCATTCATGGCAAG GGTCATTCCCTCTCCAAGAAACTGCATTCTGATGGTAGGGTGGATACTATGCAGACTTTGCACAATATAAATGAAG AGGAACTTACTGGCtttgaagaagaatggaaaaagaagGGTCAAAACTATATGCCTGGATGGACTGGGAGTATTGGTGAGTAA
- the LOC106763746 gene encoding LOW QUALITY PROTEIN: nuclear intron maturase 4, mitochondrial-like (The sequence of the model RefSeq protein was modified relative to this genomic sequence to represent the inferred CDS: inserted 1 base in 1 codon; substituted 1 base at 1 genomic stop codon) produces the protein MLTTASGSTRTPWTRLQLEKGDFDVSANTTSFSTRRGSVNKEILVLPNSRLRVVLEAMRIALEVVYKPHFSKISHGCRSGRGXAAALKYVCKGVLNPDWWFTVLVVKKLDVAVLEKLISIMEEKIEDPILYGFIRTMFDAGVLNLEFGGFPKGHGLPQEGVLSPILMNIYLDLFDSEFCRLSMKYEGICGGGLNERESSGSVLRDWFRRQLNGDDVRKGSGVKVYSCRYMDEMFFAVSGSRDATVNFLSEVXSYLSSSLLLDVGDQTDVLSCDGSHGIRFLGTLVRRTIRESSAVKVVHKLKEKVELFTLQKVEEWNYGTLRIGKKWLGHGLKKVKESEIKHLADSSSLLNRVSYFRKSGMKTDHWYKHLLKIWMQDVQAKNVNSEEIILSTFVAEPALPHELKDSFYEFTKQAERYISAEADSIHKLLPDNNSSTEHPVAXNXTVAPINAIKMRLLRYGLTTSKGYPRSVNLLIMLDTTDIIDWFSGISCRWLKWYENCVNFDEIKLLITYHVRKSCIRTLAAKYRVHEIEIEKRLGEELIRIPSTQEIEMEMTNEALDVQAFDNDEALMYGIASSGVCLLSLARIVTQARPCNCFVTGCSSSAPRVYTLHVMERQKSPSWKTGFSTCIHPSLNKRRLGLCKQHLRDLYLGHISLQSIDFXAWXS, from the exons ATGCTTACAACTGCATCAGGATCAACTCGAACACCCTGGACGCGACTTCAA CTCGAGAAAGGGGATTTCGACGTGTCTGCAAATACGACGTCGTTCTCGACGAGGAGAGGTTCTGTGAACAAAGAGATATTAGTGCTTCCCAATTCGAGGTTGAGGGTTGTGCTGGAAGCGATGAGAATAGCTCTGGAGGTTGTATACAAGCCGCACTTCTCGAAGATCTCGCACGGNTGCCGGAGCGGGAGGGGCNGTGCCGCTGCGTTGAAGTACGTGTGCAAGGGTGTTTTGAATCCTGATTGGTGGTTCACAGTGCTTGTGGTTAAGAAATTGGATGTTGCTGTTTTGGAAAAGCTGATTTCCATAATggaggagaagatagaagaTCCTATTTTATATGGTTTCATTCGAACCATGTTTGATGCTGGAGTGTTAAATCTAGAGTTTGGGGGTTTTCCTAAGGGACATGGTCTCCCACAAGAAGGGGTTTTGTCCCCTATTCTGATGAATATTTACCTTGACCTTTTTGACAGTGAATTTTGCAGGCTGTCGATGAAATACGAAGGCATATGCGGTGGAGGGCTAAATGAGCGAGAAAGTTCTGGCTCCGTGTTGCGCGATTGGTTTAGGAGACAGTTGAATGGAGATGATGTNAGGAAGGGTTCTGGTGTCAAAGTTTACTCTTGTCGCTATATGGATGAGATGTTTTTTGCAGTTTCTGGTTCAAGGGATGCTACTGTTAATTTTTTGTCTGAGGTCCANAGTTATTTGAGCAGTTCTTTGCTGTTGGATGTGGGTGATCAAACTGATGTATTGTCCTGTGATGGGTCTCATGGTATCCGCTTTTTGGGAACTTTGGTGAGAAGAACAATTAGGGAGAGTTCTGCTGTAAAAGTTGTTCacaagttgaaagaaaaagtggAGCTATTCACTCTGCAAAAGGTGGAGGAGTGGAATTATGGGACACTTAGAATTGGGAAGAAATGGTTGGGTCATGGTTTGAAGAAAGTTAAGGAATCAGAAATCAAGCATTTAGCAGATAGTAGCTCCCTCCTGAACAGGGTTTCCTATTTCCGTAAGTCTGGAATGAAAACTGACCATTGGTATAAGCACTTATTGAAGATATGGATGCAAGATGTTCAGGCAAAAAATGTCAATAGTGAGGAAATTATCTTATCTACTTTTGTTGCAGAGCCGGCTCTTCCTCATGAACTAAAAGATTCCTTTTATGAATTTACAAAGCAGGCAGAGCGGTATATATCTGCTGAGGCAGATTCTATTCATAAGCTTTTGCCAGATAATAACAGCTCAACTGAGCATCCTGTGG AAAACTAGACTGTTGCTCCTATCAATGCCATAAAGATGCGTCTACTGAGATATGGATTGACAACAAGTAAAGGGTACCCCCGGTCTGTTAATCTGCTTATCATGCTAGATACAACTGACATTATTGACTGGTTTTCAGGGATTTCTTGCCGCTGGCTGAAATGGTATGAAAATTGTGTTAACTTCGATGAGATAAAGCTCTTGATTACATATCACGTTAGGAAATCATGCATTCGTACTTTAGCAGCAAAGTACCGGGTACATGAAATTGAGATAGAAAAACGGTTGGGTGAAGAACTTATCAGGATTCCATCAACACAGGAAATAGAGATGGAGATGACAAATGAAGCATTGGACGTTCAAGCTTTTGATAACGATGAGGCATTAATGTATGGAATTGCGTCTAGTGGTGTGTGTTTGTTGTCTCTAGCGAGAATTGTTACCCAGGCAAGACCATGTAATTGCTTTGTAACAGGGTGCTCATCTTCAGCACCTAGAGTCTATACTCTACACGTCATGGAACGGCAGAAGTCTCCTAGCTGGAAGACTGGATTTTCAACTTGCATTCATCCAAGCTTAAATAAACGGCGATTAGGGTTGTGTAAGCAGCATTTGAGGGATTTGTATCTTGGGCATATATCACTTCAGTCTATTGATTTCANTGCATGGAANtcataa
- the LOC111241893 gene encoding nuclear intron maturase 4, mitochondrial-like, whose protein sequence is MRIVTVANSLKSLRSLHFLRVTSSAPLQFKDKQQFEIQPRSATYSPDNDHIVGKSTLAMDLASVLEEPKPKPKPRNRMELKRFFELRIEKRVKEQHTNGKFHDLMT, encoded by the exons ATGCGCATTGTTACCGTCGCCAACTCTCTCAAATCACTCCGCAGCCTCCACTTCCTTAGAGTCACCTCTTCTGCCCCCCTTCAGTTCAAGG ACAAACAGCAGTTTGAAATACAACCACGCAGCGCCACCTATTCACCGGATAATGATCACATAGTTGGAAAATCAACACTGGCGATGGACCTCGCCTCTGTACTCGAGGAACCGAAGCCGAAACCGAAACCCAGGAATCGGATGGAGCTTAAGCGGTTTTTTGAGCTCCGAATAGAAAAACGGGTCAAGGAGCAACACACCAATGGCAAGTTCCACGACCTTATGACGTGA